A single Montipora foliosa isolate CH-2021 chromosome 7, ASM3666993v2, whole genome shotgun sequence DNA region contains:
- the LOC138011859 gene encoding uncharacterized protein: MFVNTLTLVSFLLSFIFYPSNGKTAEEWKGRIIYQLLTDRFAPSGEIPSQKCSNLKDYCGGTFKGIEKNLDYITGLGVNAIWISPIVQNTDKGYHGYWAQDIFKINPHFGTKEDLISLVKACHERDVWVMADLVANHMGYPPNFPGNLKRNFNNFVPFNDAKYFHPYHSYIKWPEECKDQWKIENYWLANLPDLNQSHPFVHRTLLDWIRNMTDQFDFDGYRLDTAIQVPKDFWAEFRKSGGVFMVGEANNGPPPCGSMEYVAEYQGYIDSVLAYPMYWTLREVFQEKSKDFTSLSTSVKRSYEIYKDRSIFGGFVDNHDNPRFLNVNPSYTALKNGLTYVIMGDWIPIVYYGTEQGFNGGSDPNNRESLWPDMSTEHPLYRFIQSLVKFRLSLDKEWLQQKQVEMHVQSDAYAFSRGQIMIVVTSRDETIDLTIEKSPYKTGDILRNALNPKETFTVSSGGSLPVTLNSGEPLVLQKEVSQ, encoded by the exons ATGTTTGTGAATACACTTACGctagtttcttttcttctatCTTTTATTTTCTACCCATCGAATGGAAAAACCGCAGAAGAATGGAAAGGGAGAATCATATATCAG CTCCTTACGGATCGTTTTGCACCGTCTGGGGAGATTCCATCTCAAAAATGTTCCAATTTAAAGGACTACTGCGGCGGAACATTCAAAGGAATCGAGAAGAACCTTGATTACATCACAGGTTTAGGAGTGAATGCTATTTGGATCTCTCCCATAGTGCAAAACACCGACAAAGGTTACCATGGTTATTGGGCCCAAGACATATTCAAAATTAACCCACATTTTGGAACGAAAGAGGACCTTATATCCCTGGTCAAGGCTTGTCACGAAAGAGACGTGTGGGTAATGGCTGATCTTGTAGCCAATCATATGGGTTATCCTCCAAACTTCCCCGGAAATCTAAaacgcaattttaacaattttgtgCCTTTCAATGATGCCAAATATTTCCACCCGTACCATTCCTATATAAAATGGCCGGAAGAATGCAAAGATCAGTGGAAAATAGAAAATTATTGGCTGGCAAACCTGCCAGACCTGAATCAAAGTCATCCATTCGTGCATCGGACCTTGCTTGACTGGATCCGCAACATGACTGACCAGTTTGATTTTGACGGATACCGACTCGACACGGCTATCCAAGTTCCAAAGGACTTTTGGGCAGAGTTCCGTAAATCTGGAGGGGTTTTCATGGTTGGGGAAGCAAACAACGGGCCTCCTCCTTGCGGTTCGATGGAGTACGTGGCAGAATATCAAGGTTATATCGATTCCGTGCTGGCGTATCCCATGTATTGGACTCTAAGAGAGGTTTTCCAGGAGAAATCCAAGGATTTCACTTCGTTGAGTACGTCGGTTAAGAGATCTTATGAAATTTACAAGGATAG ATCCATCTTTGGCGGTTTCGTGGATAACCATGACAACCCAAGATTTCTCAATGTGAACCCAAGCTACACAGCACTGAAGAACGGGCTGACATATGTGATCATGGGAGACTGGATTCCAATAGTCTATTACGGTACGGAACAAGGCTTTAATGGCGGCTCAGATCCAAACAACCGAGAATCGCTCTGGCCTGACATGTCCACTGAACATCCGCTTTACAGGTTTATTCAGTCTCTTGTCAAATTCAGATTGTCTCTTGACAAAGAATGGCTGCAACAGAAACAG GTGGAGATGCACGTTCAATCCGATGCCTATGCGTTTTCGAGGGGACAAATAATGATTGTGGTCACATCACGAGACGAAACTATAGACCTAACTATTGAGAAGTCACCATACAAGACCGGAGATATCTTGAGGAATGCATTGAATCCTAAGGAAACGTTTACTGTTTCCTCGGGTGGGTCTCTACCTGTCACTTTGAATTCAGGAGAACCTCTTGTGCTACAAAAGGAAGTAAGCCAGTGA